Within Saccharomonospora cyanea NA-134, the genomic segment TCACGAAGGCCCTGAACAACGACGAGATCATCGAGCTCAACAAGCAGGTCGACGTCGACGGCCGCGACGCCGCGAAGGTCGCCCGCGACTGGCTGGTGTCCAAGGGCTTCATCACGACCCCCTGAACGCCGTGTCCGCGGTCCCTGTACGCGTGTCCGCGGTTCAGCTCGCCGCACCCGGGACACCGAGGCGGCGCAGTACCTCGGTCTCGATGGTGTCCAGCTCCGCGGCGACGGCCCGGTGTGCCGCCTTCCTGCGAGGGGCGGGCATGTGCTCGGCCGCCCGCACGGAGGCGGTGAGCTGCTCCAGGGTCGAGCGGCTGCGCGTGACGAACTCCTGGTCCTCGCGCGTCGCCCGCTCGGATCGGGAGAGCTGAGTCAGCGCCACCGCCGCCCCGGCGAGCCGGGCGAGCAGCGCGCCACCGCGACCGCTGTACTCGGGTAGCTGGGAGACGTCGACGCCCAGGCGGTGAGCCTGGCGCCGGTCGTACGCCTCCCGCACCGCGCCGGCGACACGCAGCACCAGCGGTGCGAGCGCGGGCACGGCGGCGGGAACGATGACTTTCGCCACGCGCACGGCGTTCTTCGCGCGTTTCGGTGTCAACCCGCTGTCATCCTCGGTCGCGCTCCGCGTCCGATCCGCCCTGCGGCCCATCGCCCCGGTCCCCTTCGTCGCTGTCAGGAGTCGTGCACTGGCTTTCCTCGTGAACTTACTGTTCGCCTCGTCCACGGGCACGTCGGCTCCATGTCAGGGGGCTCTCATACAGTGAATGGCATGGCTGTCGAGGTGTTGTTGGACGCGGGGGTCGTCACGCGGTGTCGCCGTCGCGTACACCTCGACCACGATCCGACCATGAGGGGCGCGGAGTTGGCGCCGCCCGATCCGGCCGCGGAGCAGCGCATCGCCGACGCGCAGGCGCACCGGGCGCGGATCGCCGAGTGGCTCCGCGCCGAGGCGCAGGGTGGTTGGGTCGCCGTCCCTCCCGAGTTGCCCGCGGCGGAGCGCGCCGAGCTGACCCGTGCCGCCCTGGCCGACGGCGTCGCGCTGGTCTGGGGCGCCACGTTCCCCGCGGACCGCGACGGGGGCAGGCGCGGTGGGATCAACCTGCTCGTGCGCACAACCGGTGGGTACGCGCCGGTGCTCGTGGTGCGGCACCGCATCACCGACCCCGGGAGCGGCGCACGCACCACGGTGCTGCCGGACGTCGATCCCGATCGCGCGGAGACCGACGCGAAGCGCAAGGTGCGTTCGCATCCGCGCGACCAGCTCAGGCTCGCCCACGTGCGACGGTTGCTGGAGGCGGCCGGGTACGCCGAGCCGGACAGGGCGGTGGGTGGTGTCGTCGGCCTGGACGCCGATGTCGTCGTCTGGCACGACCTCACGGCGCCGACCTGGCCGGGCGGTCGCAGTGCGCTGGACGAGTACGACGAAAGGTTCGCCGACCGCCTCGCGGTGGCACGGGCCGCGGCCTCGCGCGCCGAGGCGCTCGCGGAGCCGTCGCGCATCCTGGAGTGCAAGCGTTGCCCGTGGTGGCCGGTGTGTGAGGCGGACCTGGTCCGGGCGCGGGACGTCAGTCTCGTGGTGCGCGGTGAGGACGCGGTCGAACTGCGGCGCGCAGGTGTGTCCACTGTAGACAAGCTGGCGGCGCTCGACCCCGCCGACGAATCGCCGATCCAGTGGACCGGCACCACGTTCGAAGACGGCGTGGCGTTGGCGAGGGCGTGGCTGGCCGACCTCACGGTGGTGCGCAGGGTCGAGAAGGTGCACGTTCCGCGCGCCGACGTCGAGGTGGACATCGACATGGAGAGCTTCGGCGACTCGGGTGCCTACCTGTGGGGTTGCCTGCTCAGCGGCGCGGACATCGGTGTCGAGCCGGGCTATCGGGCGTTCGTGACGTGGGAACCACTGCCCACCGACGACGAGGCGCGGTCGTTCGCGCGGTTCTGGGCCTGGCTCTCGGACGTCCGGGCCAGGGCCGAGGCCGCGGGGCTCACGTTCCGCGCCTACTGCTACAACGCGCTCGCGGAGAACCGCTGGCTCTACGCCTCGGTCGAGCGGTTCGCGGGTGCGGAAGGCGTGCCGACACGGGGGGAGATGCGTCGGTTCGTCGACTCCGACGAATGGGTCGATCTCTTCCGCAGCGTGTCCGATCAGTTCCTGTGCTCGCGGGGCAAGGGTCTCAAGGTGGTGGCCCCGGTGGCGGGGTTCACCTGGCGTGACCCCGAGGCGGGTGGCGAGGCATCGATGCGCTGGTACCGCGACGCGGTGGGTATGGACGGCGGTCCGCCCGACCTGGGGCAGCGCGAGAGGTTGTTGCGGTACAACGAGGACGACGTGCGCGCCACGCGCGCGTTGCGGGTGTGGATGAGCGAGGAGGCCGCGCACGCCGTCCCGTTCATGGGCGAGCTGTAGGGGATCCGAGGCTCACCTCGGCGACATGCGCAGCGCCCCGTCCATGCGGATCACCTCGCCGTTGAGGTAGTCGTGCTCGACGATGTTCACGGCCAGCTGCGCGTACTCGTCCGGGCGGCCCAGCCGCTGGGGGAACGGCACGGACG encodes:
- a CDS encoding DUF6474 family protein, giving the protein MTATKGTGAMGRRADRTRSATEDDSGLTPKRAKNAVRVAKVIVPAAVPALAPLVLRVAGAVREAYDRRQAHRLGVDVSQLPEYSGRGGALLARLAGAAVALTQLSRSERATREDQEFVTRSRSTLEQLTASVRAAEHMPAPRRKAAHRAVAAELDTIETEVLRRLGVPGAAS
- a CDS encoding TM0106 family RecB-like putative nuclease — protein: MAVEVLLDAGVVTRCRRRVHLDHDPTMRGAELAPPDPAAEQRIADAQAHRARIAEWLRAEAQGGWVAVPPELPAAERAELTRAALADGVALVWGATFPADRDGGRRGGINLLVRTTGGYAPVLVVRHRITDPGSGARTTVLPDVDPDRAETDAKRKVRSHPRDQLRLAHVRRLLEAAGYAEPDRAVGGVVGLDADVVVWHDLTAPTWPGGRSALDEYDERFADRLAVARAAASRAEALAEPSRILECKRCPWWPVCEADLVRARDVSLVVRGEDAVELRRAGVSTVDKLAALDPADESPIQWTGTTFEDGVALARAWLADLTVVRRVEKVHVPRADVEVDIDMESFGDSGAYLWGCLLSGADIGVEPGYRAFVTWEPLPTDDEARSFARFWAWLSDVRARAEAAGLTFRAYCYNALAENRWLYASVERFAGAEGVPTRGEMRRFVDSDEWVDLFRSVSDQFLCSRGKGLKVVAPVAGFTWRDPEAGGEASMRWYRDAVGMDGGPPDLGQRERLLRYNEDDVRATRALRVWMSEEAAHAVPFMGEL